In the genome of Telluria beijingensis, one region contains:
- a CDS encoding TonB-dependent receptor: MMLKEKMGARAVRLAFGLVAGLAVTQAMAQEAPIQRVEVTGSAIKRINVEGALPIQTLSQEAIAKTGATSVAELIQTLPAMQGFTIGAIAAGTNSGGRVSASIHDIGETYTLVLLNGRRLAPQGSGSTVNLQAIPMSAVERVEILTDGASALYGSDAIAGVINFVLKKNQQGGDIEANYSQPTAGQDGGSRYVAATYGFGDLDNDGWNVLVSYRRDEQDQILSTKRDFSNTAFRQFSRNGTNYVYDNTSTASAPANVTVAFRNPAGVPALPSIGFSPYLLANGNCPELNVVSINNNGTTARNCTFDYIQTVEMVPENKRDSFFVKGTKKLGDNWEAFTDIAYSRFDLTARIAPNTAPFTIAAGSPQFNQYVAPYLTAEQLGRVNTVSGNYRAYDWGTRDSQTITESKHAVAGLDGEIAGWTVSGALTWSENSIDERYVGGYMRNAEFRSMLANNAFNPFAPIGQQSPATQQLIENSIFHGSIREASTTLKAADVRGSHELFNLGGGMAQLAIGADYREYHYQQDPSADAVNGVIYNFNAPARYDLTRDNAGAFAEVLAPITKEIEVTAALRYDTISAIDDGVRGRKVGSDHSKSTYKVSARWQPSQALLFRGSYGTGFKAPDMLDIAQPLVNAGFTASSWGCPIQDPTLCRPGTTQYNVLSSGNENMRPETSKQFTVGMRFEPTARFSAGLDLWDVKIKDAVSAVSEQQAWANPDQFRQLFSTYTEPATGNTYWAFLRSSVNIGQTHNRGIDWDLTGRHRFGFGNLTTTLNGTYMLKSDYTRAGTANDWTNSMNYFGTNNAVTFRHIVRLSTSLDTGKLSNSLIVNYRNGYTDAAATVRNLDTGVNVTGFRLEVPSFLTFDWQGRYAFTDAFTLRAGMKNIANRKPPLSLRASSGHQVGFDPRYADPLGRQLYVTGNYKF, translated from the coding sequence ATGATGTTGAAAGAAAAGATGGGCGCCCGCGCAGTGCGCCTCGCCTTCGGCCTGGTGGCCGGCCTTGCAGTAACCCAGGCAATGGCCCAGGAAGCGCCGATCCAGCGCGTCGAAGTGACCGGTTCCGCGATCAAGCGGATCAACGTCGAAGGCGCCCTGCCGATCCAGACCCTGAGCCAGGAAGCGATCGCCAAGACCGGCGCCACCAGCGTTGCCGAGCTGATCCAGACCCTGCCGGCGATGCAGGGCTTCACCATCGGCGCCATCGCCGCCGGCACCAACTCGGGCGGCCGCGTGTCGGCCTCGATCCACGACATCGGCGAAACCTACACCCTGGTCCTGCTCAACGGCCGCCGCCTGGCGCCGCAAGGTTCGGGCAGCACGGTCAACCTGCAGGCAATCCCGATGAGCGCCGTCGAGCGCGTCGAGATCCTGACCGACGGCGCGTCGGCCCTGTACGGCTCGGACGCCATCGCCGGCGTCATCAACTTCGTGCTGAAGAAAAACCAGCAGGGCGGCGACATCGAAGCCAACTACAGCCAGCCGACCGCCGGCCAGGATGGCGGTTCGCGCTACGTCGCGGCCACCTACGGTTTTGGCGACCTGGACAACGATGGCTGGAACGTGCTGGTGAGCTACCGCCGCGACGAGCAGGACCAGATCCTGTCGACCAAGCGCGACTTCTCGAACACCGCCTTCCGCCAGTTCTCGCGCAACGGCACCAACTACGTCTACGACAACACCAGCACCGCCTCGGCGCCGGCCAATGTCACCGTGGCGTTCCGCAACCCGGCCGGCGTGCCTGCGCTGCCGTCGATCGGCTTCTCGCCCTACCTGCTGGCCAATGGCAACTGCCCCGAGCTGAACGTGGTCAGCATCAACAACAACGGCACCACCGCCCGCAACTGCACCTTCGACTACATCCAGACCGTCGAGATGGTTCCGGAAAACAAACGTGACAGCTTCTTCGTCAAGGGTACCAAGAAGCTCGGCGACAACTGGGAAGCGTTCACCGACATCGCCTACTCGCGCTTCGACCTGACCGCGCGCATCGCGCCGAACACTGCGCCGTTCACGATCGCCGCCGGTTCGCCGCAGTTCAACCAGTACGTGGCGCCTTACCTGACGGCCGAGCAACTGGGCCGCGTCAATACCGTGTCGGGCAACTACCGCGCCTATGACTGGGGCACCCGCGACAGCCAGACCATCACCGAATCGAAGCACGCGGTGGCCGGCCTGGACGGCGAGATCGCCGGCTGGACCGTCAGCGGTGCGCTGACCTGGTCGGAAAACTCGATCGACGAACGCTATGTCGGCGGCTATATGCGCAACGCCGAGTTCCGCTCGATGCTGGCCAACAATGCCTTCAACCCGTTCGCCCCGATCGGCCAGCAGAGCCCGGCGACCCAGCAACTGATCGAGAACTCGATTTTCCATGGTTCGATCCGCGAAGCCTCGACCACCCTGAAGGCGGCCGACGTGCGCGGCTCGCACGAGCTGTTCAACCTGGGTGGCGGCATGGCCCAGCTGGCAATCGGCGCCGACTACCGCGAGTACCACTACCAGCAGGATCCGTCGGCCGATGCGGTCAACGGCGTGATCTACAACTTCAACGCCCCGGCGCGCTACGACCTGACGCGCGACAACGCTGGCGCCTTCGCCGAAGTGCTGGCGCCGATCACCAAGGAGATCGAAGTCACCGCGGCGCTGCGCTATGACACCATCTCGGCGATCGACGATGGCGTTCGCGGCCGCAAGGTCGGTAGCGACCACTCGAAGAGCACCTACAAGGTCTCGGCGCGCTGGCAGCCTTCGCAAGCGCTGCTGTTCCGCGGTTCCTACGGTACCGGCTTCAAGGCGCCCGACATGCTGGACATCGCCCAGCCGCTGGTCAACGCCGGCTTCACCGCGTCGTCGTGGGGCTGCCCGATCCAGGATCCGACCCTGTGCCGTCCAGGCACCACCCAGTACAACGTGCTGTCGTCGGGTAACGAGAACATGCGTCCGGAAACCTCGAAGCAGTTCACCGTCGGCATGCGTTTCGAGCCGACCGCGCGCTTCTCGGCAGGCCTGGACCTGTGGGACGTGAAGATCAAGGATGCGGTGAGCGCGGTCAGCGAGCAGCAGGCCTGGGCTAACCCGGACCAGTTCCGCCAGCTGTTCAGCACCTATACCGAACCGGCGACCGGCAACACCTACTGGGCCTTCCTGCGCTCGTCGGTGAATATCGGCCAGACCCATAACCGCGGCATCGACTGGGACCTGACCGGCCGCCACCGCTTCGGCTTCGGCAACCTGACCACGACCCTGAACGGCACCTACATGCTGAAGTCGGACTACACTCGCGCCGGCACCGCCAACGACTGGACCAACAGCATGAACTACTTCGGCACCAACAATGCCGTGACGTTCCGCCACATCGTCCGCCTGTCGACCTCGCTGGACACCGGCAAGCTGTCGAACTCGCTGATCGTCAACTACCGCAACGGCTATACCGACGCGGCGGCGACCGTGCGTAACCTGGACACCGGCGTCAACGTCACCGGCTTCCGCCTGGAAGTGCCGTCGTTCCTGACCTTCGACTGGCAAGGCCGCTACGCGTTCACCGATGCCTTCACGCTGCGCGCCGGCATGAAGAACATCGCCAACCGCAAGCCGCCGCTGTCGCTGCGCGCCTCCTCGGGCCACCAGGTCGGCTTCGACCCGCGCTACGCCGATCCGCTCGGCCGTCAGCTGTACGTGACCGGCAACTACAAGTTCTAA
- a CDS encoding IS1595 family transposase, with protein sequence MQGLGFEVVFSALTSLHLETDDVAKLREWVAAIVHPGECLRLIAEAAGTPCCPHCQCPRVHRCGSASGLQRWRCLACRRSFNALTNTPLARLRKKAVWLPYLQCVLGSRTVRAAAELVGVHRTTSFRWRHRFVPGAASKRPARLEGMVEADETYMLESQKGSRHLARPPRRRGGVASRRGISREHECLLVARDRGRRTLDFHTGRGPVSAARLEDCLRPALAPDVLLISDSAAAYRVFASHAGIAHETVNLRAGIKARGTIHLNNVNGWHARFKTWLRRFNGIASRYLINYSGWQRFLDDGALRTPAQLLTAIIQCAICRCKVTN encoded by the coding sequence ATGCAAGGCTTAGGCTTCGAAGTAGTATTTTCGGCACTGACTTCCCTGCATCTGGAGACTGATGACGTCGCCAAGTTGCGGGAGTGGGTCGCCGCCATCGTCCACCCTGGCGAGTGCCTTCGGTTGATTGCCGAGGCCGCCGGCACGCCGTGCTGTCCGCATTGCCAATGTCCGCGCGTGCATCGCTGCGGTTCGGCCAGCGGGCTGCAGCGCTGGCGCTGCCTGGCCTGCCGGCGCAGCTTCAACGCGTTGACCAATACGCCGCTGGCGCGCCTGCGCAAGAAAGCCGTCTGGTTGCCCTACCTGCAATGCGTATTGGGGTCGCGCACGGTCCGCGCAGCGGCCGAACTCGTCGGCGTGCACCGTACCACCAGTTTCCGCTGGCGCCATCGCTTCGTGCCCGGGGCCGCAAGCAAACGTCCAGCTCGCCTTGAGGGCATGGTCGAGGCCGACGAAACCTATATGCTCGAATCGCAGAAGGGCTCGCGCCACCTGGCGCGGCCACCACGGCGGCGCGGCGGCGTGGCCAGTCGGCGCGGCATCAGCCGCGAACATGAGTGCCTGCTCGTCGCGCGCGACCGGGGCAGGCGGACGCTGGACTTCCATACCGGCCGCGGGCCGGTCAGCGCCGCCCGGCTCGAGGATTGCCTGAGGCCGGCGCTGGCGCCGGATGTGCTCTTGATCAGCGATTCGGCAGCCGCTTACCGGGTCTTCGCCTCCCATGCCGGCATCGCGCATGAGACTGTCAATCTGCGTGCCGGGATCAAGGCCCGCGGCACGATCCATCTCAATAACGTCAATGGCTGGCATGCCCGATTCAAGACCTGGCTCAGACGCTTCAACGGCATCGCCAGTCGTTACCTGATCAACTACTCCGGCTGGCAGCGCTTCTTGGACGACGGCGCATTGCGTACTCCAGCTCAATTGCTAACCGCTATTATCCAGTGTGCGATTTGCCGATGCAAAGTAACGAACTAA
- the map gene encoding type I methionyl aminopeptidase — MTIKLKNDKDIAKMRVAGRLAAEVLEMIKEYVVPGVSTEELDRRCHDYIRKVQKATPANVGYHGFPKTLCTSVNGVVCHGIPSEKEILKDGDIVNIDVTVIKDGWHGDTSRMYFAGTPNPEAKKLVDTTYEAMMAGIRAVRPGARLGDVGHAIQKLAEGAGYSVVRDYCGHGIGRVYHEEPQVLHYGRPNTGLLLKEGMTFTVEPMINIGEEDVIQLEDGWTVMTRDGSLSAQWEHMIVVTKNGFEILTPWPDA; from the coding sequence ATGACCATCAAACTCAAGAACGACAAGGACATCGCCAAGATGCGCGTCGCCGGTCGCCTGGCCGCCGAAGTCCTGGAAATGATCAAGGAATACGTCGTCCCCGGCGTCTCCACCGAAGAACTCGACCGCCGCTGCCACGACTACATCCGCAAGGTGCAGAAGGCCACCCCGGCCAATGTCGGCTACCACGGCTTTCCAAAAACCCTGTGCACCTCGGTCAATGGCGTGGTGTGCCACGGCATCCCGAGCGAAAAAGAAATCTTGAAGGACGGCGACATCGTCAATATCGACGTCACTGTGATCAAGGATGGCTGGCACGGCGACACCAGCCGAATGTACTTCGCCGGCACGCCGAATCCAGAAGCAAAGAAGCTGGTCGACACCACGTATGAAGCGATGATGGCCGGCATCCGCGCCGTGCGCCCCGGCGCGCGCCTGGGCGACGTCGGCCACGCGATCCAGAAGCTGGCCGAAGGCGCCGGCTACTCGGTGGTGCGCGACTACTGCGGCCACGGCATCGGCCGCGTCTACCACGAAGAGCCGCAGGTGCTGCACTACGGCCGCCCGAACACCGGCCTGCTGCTCAAGGAAGGCATGACCTTCACGGTCGAGCCGATGATCAATATTGGCGAGGAAGACGTGATCCAGCTCGAGGATGGCTGGACCGTGATGACGCGCGACGGTTCGCTGTCGGCGCAGTGGGAACACATGATCGTGGTGACCAAAAACGGCTTCGAGATCCTGACGCCCTGGCCGGACGCCTGA
- the gap gene encoding type I glyceraldehyde-3-phosphate dehydrogenase yields the protein MTIKVAINGYGRIGRNVLRAFYEGGKKQDIQIVAINDLGNAESNAHLTRYDTAHGKFPGTVTVEGDNMIVNGDSIRVFAQRNPAEIPWGELGVDVVLECTGFFTTKEKASAHLKGGAKKVIISAPGGKDVDATVVFGVNQDVLKASDTVISNASCTTNCLAPLVKPLHDAIGLETGLMTTVHAYTNDQVLTDVMHEDLRRARSATQSMIPTKTGAAAAVGLVLPELNGKLDGFAIRVPTINVSIVDLSFIAKRDTTVEEINQIMKAAAAEGPLKDILTYNTDPLVSVDFNHNPASSNFDATLTKVSGRLVKVTSWYDNEWGFSNRMLDTTVALMNAK from the coding sequence ATGACGATCAAAGTTGCAATCAATGGTTATGGCCGTATCGGCCGCAATGTCCTGCGCGCCTTCTATGAAGGCGGCAAGAAACAAGACATCCAGATCGTGGCGATCAACGACCTCGGCAATGCCGAATCGAACGCCCACCTGACCCGCTACGACACCGCCCACGGCAAGTTCCCTGGCACCGTCACGGTCGAGGGCGACAATATGATCGTCAACGGCGATTCGATCCGCGTGTTCGCGCAGCGTAACCCGGCCGAGATCCCATGGGGCGAGCTGGGTGTGGACGTCGTCCTCGAGTGCACAGGCTTCTTCACTACCAAAGAAAAAGCCTCGGCCCACCTGAAGGGCGGCGCCAAGAAGGTCATCATCTCGGCCCCGGGCGGCAAGGACGTCGACGCGACCGTCGTGTTCGGCGTCAACCAGGACGTGCTGAAAGCCAGCGACACCGTCATCTCGAACGCATCGTGCACCACCAACTGCCTGGCCCCGCTGGTCAAGCCGCTGCACGACGCCATCGGCCTGGAAACCGGCCTGATGACCACCGTGCACGCCTACACCAACGACCAGGTGCTGACCGACGTGATGCACGAAGACCTGCGCCGCGCCCGTTCGGCCACCCAGTCGATGATCCCGACCAAGACCGGCGCCGCCGCCGCGGTCGGCCTGGTGCTGCCGGAACTGAACGGCAAGCTGGACGGCTTCGCGATCCGCGTCCCGACCATCAATGTGTCGATCGTCGACCTGTCGTTCATCGCCAAGCGCGACACCACGGTGGAAGAGATCAATCAGATCATGAAGGCGGCCGCTGCCGAGGGCCCGCTGAAGGACATCCTGACCTACAACACCGATCCGCTGGTCTCGGTCGACTTCAACCACAACCCGGCATCGTCGAACTTCGACGCGACGCTCACCAAGGTCTCGGGCCGCCTGGTGAAGGTCACTTCGTGGTATGACAACGAGTGGGGCTTCTCGAACCGCATGCTCGACACCACCGTCGCGCTGATGAACGCCAAATAA